A genomic window from Candidatus Obscuribacter sp. includes:
- a CDS encoding tetratricopeptide repeat protein — protein sequence MNKFATVLVIVWSLWANVVPAIAQSGSGKDKAAQDLKRQGEIMMGRGDYAAARLVLLRATKLNSKDPELFVDLGRATYNTMDRFSQGVEEAEGYLHKSLALDPTQSRAFAHLAELRVIQGKHQEAVDFANRGIKNKNVWADCYYYKAVALSNLKRGPEALTTIDQYLKVCHPAKRSLTLETKASILENMGRYSDALPIYQEVYKDKKQDTYLFRESNCLEKMGKPLQAAKVLDKLIVNNPQDEAALVQRARLYVKAGDLKSAEADYSRAIAELPIAAYYKERAALYKKMGRLDLYQKDLKSAAAL from the coding sequence TTGAATAAGTTTGCCACAGTACTGGTCATTGTATGGAGTCTGTGGGCAAACGTTGTACCGGCTATTGCCCAATCGGGTAGTGGCAAAGATAAAGCTGCCCAAGATCTAAAACGCCAGGGCGAAATAATGATGGGGCGCGGTGACTATGCTGCTGCCCGACTGGTGCTTTTGCGTGCTACTAAGCTCAATTCTAAAGACCCTGAGCTGTTTGTCGATCTTGGTCGCGCCACATATAACACCATGGATCGCTTCAGTCAGGGTGTTGAAGAAGCTGAAGGTTATTTGCATAAGAGCCTGGCCCTTGACCCCACTCAGTCCCGGGCCTTTGCCCATCTAGCTGAGCTAAGGGTGATTCAAGGCAAGCACCAGGAAGCTGTCGACTTTGCCAATAGAGGCATCAAAAACAAGAATGTCTGGGCTGATTGTTATTACTACAAAGCCGTGGCTCTAAGTAATCTCAAACGCGGACCAGAAGCCCTTACCACCATTGATCAATATCTAAAAGTCTGTCATCCCGCTAAACGCAGCCTGACCCTTGAGACCAAAGCATCGATATTAGAAAATATGGGACGTTATAGTGATGCCTTGCCTATCTACCAGGAAGTTTACAAGGACAAAAAGCAAGACACTTATCTCTTTAGAGAGTCTAACTGTCTGGAAAAAATGGGTAAGCCGCTACAGGCAGCTAAAGTGCTCGACAAGCTGATTGTTAACAACCCACAGGATGAAGCCGCCCTCGTCCAGCGTGCCAGGCTCTATGTCAAAGCAGGCGACCTTAAAAGCGCTGAGGCCGATTACAGCCGGGCCATAGCCGAATTGCCTATTGCTGCCTATTACAAAGAGCGCGCCGCTCTTTACAAAAAAATGGGTAGGCTCGACCTTTATCAGAAGGATCTCAAGTCAGCTGCCGCACTTTAA
- the purF gene encoding amidophosphoribosyltransferase produces the protein MSRPVRLRQILTTGVNHMCGILAISGSNNASSEVLLGLMNLQHRGQDGAGILSLKDQGAGNRFKVYKQAGLVSLGELEESVRHLNDQFALGHTRYATVGGDGVEMLQPFLIEKFGIGLAHNGNIVNFLDMEDELSRDSALRLSSGRWVLSDSFMLLAQLAQTLRWRDWNSSASFDAVRLLMRKAVGSYSVVSMLENGTIFGFRDPNGIRPLFVGKREGAERTEYGVASEPVALTYLGFKEVSEVQPGQAFVISPTGEYEEAILSEGVFKVTPCMFEWVYFSRVESEFASKSVYDARFALGIELGKRIKAMGLTADVVVPVPETSRVSAIALAEYLDLPFREILVKNRYVNRTFILDNQSSREEAIRRKLYPIASEFEGRRCLIVDDSIVRGNTARQITKLVRDSGAKEVTLLSACPTIKHPCYYGIDFPDIDELLAGNMNEEEIARDLGADRVIFQNIDGLKSALGKEDLCMGCLTGTYPTDVTNATRFAAKRKLDRQTEKDNMTAARKAK, from the coding sequence GTGTCTCGGCCAGTCCGTTTGCGCCAAATTTTGACCACCGGAGTAAATCATATGTGCGGTATCCTCGCTATTTCTGGTAGCAACAATGCTTCTTCCGAGGTCTTGTTGGGTCTAATGAATCTGCAGCACCGGGGGCAGGATGGAGCTGGCATCCTATCGCTCAAAGATCAAGGGGCCGGAAATCGTTTTAAAGTTTATAAGCAAGCTGGTCTTGTTTCACTTGGTGAGCTGGAAGAATCGGTCCGTCATTTAAACGACCAGTTTGCCCTGGGTCACACACGCTATGCCACAGTGGGCGGCGATGGTGTGGAGATGCTACAGCCATTTTTAATAGAAAAATTTGGCATCGGTCTTGCTCACAATGGCAATATCGTTAACTTCCTTGATATGGAAGATGAACTATCGAGAGACTCGGCCCTGAGACTGTCATCTGGCAGATGGGTGCTCTCCGATAGCTTTATGCTACTGGCTCAATTGGCTCAGACTCTCAGGTGGCGCGACTGGAATAGTAGCGCCAGTTTTGATGCTGTGCGTCTTTTGATGCGCAAAGCCGTGGGTAGCTATAGTGTTGTCTCGATGCTCGAAAATGGCACCATATTTGGTTTTAGAGATCCAAACGGCATCCGACCTCTCTTTGTTGGTAAAAGAGAAGGAGCAGAGCGCACCGAGTACGGCGTTGCTAGCGAGCCTGTCGCGCTCACTTATCTGGGCTTTAAAGAAGTCTCAGAAGTGCAACCAGGTCAGGCTTTTGTCATTTCACCCACAGGCGAATATGAAGAAGCGATTCTTAGCGAAGGTGTGTTTAAAGTCACACCCTGTATGTTTGAGTGGGTTTATTTTAGTCGCGTAGAATCCGAATTTGCCTCAAAGTCGGTCTATGACGCTCGTTTTGCTCTGGGTATAGAGCTAGGTAAGCGTATCAAAGCCATGGGACTGACTGCCGATGTGGTGGTGCCAGTGCCGGAGACCAGTCGGGTCTCAGCTATAGCACTGGCTGAATATCTCGATTTGCCCTTTAGAGAAATCCTGGTCAAAAACAGATACGTCAACCGCACATTTATATTGGACAATCAAAGCAGTCGCGAAGAAGCAATCAGACGCAAGCTCTATCCTATTGCCTCTGAGTTTGAAGGTCGTCGCTGTCTGATTGTGGATGACTCCATAGTACGCGGCAATACCGCCAGACAAATCACAAAGCTAGTCAGAGACAGCGGTGCCAAAGAAGTCACACTTTTATCTGCCTGCCCAACAATTAAACATCCCTGCTATTACGGCATTGACTTTCCTGACATAGACGAGCTTTTGGCCGGCAATATGAATGAAGAAGAAATCGCCAGGGACTTGGGTGCCGATAGAGTGATTTTTCAGAATATCGATGGACTAAAATCTGCCCTCGGTAAAGAAGATCTCTGCATGGGCTGTCTCACTGGCACCTATCCTACCGATGTGACCAACGCCACAAGGTTTGCTGCTAAGCGCAAACTCGATAGACAAACCGAAAAAGACAATATGACTGCTGCGAGGAAAGCCAAATGA
- the purN gene encoding phosphoribosylglycinamide formyltransferase — protein MSLKIVMLASGRGSNVEAVARAAKNGLPLQIQAVLTNHKDAGVLDICQSEGLKSHYVPAVKGMTKEAHEDKLIECIAQYQPDFVVLAGYMRILTGHFLRAFKSADGYFRVINIHPSLLPSFPGATAYADAYAARVAVSGITVHLVDEQVDHGPILSQAAFNRHAHDSFEDFACRGLAIEHKILPSTLSLVARQGIKLDKLPFTMEDLTV, from the coding sequence ATGTCCCTCAAAATAGTAATGCTGGCCAGTGGTCGGGGCTCCAATGTAGAAGCCGTTGCCAGAGCGGCAAAAAATGGTCTACCGCTGCAAATTCAGGCGGTCCTGACCAACCACAAAGATGCAGGCGTGCTCGACATCTGCCAAAGCGAAGGTCTCAAAAGTCACTATGTGCCCGCTGTCAAAGGCATGACTAAAGAAGCCCATGAAGACAAACTGATTGAATGTATTGCTCAATATCAACCAGATTTTGTTGTACTGGCTGGTTATATGCGCATCCTCACTGGTCATTTTTTGCGGGCGTTTAAATCTGCTGATGGCTACTTTAGAGTCATTAATATCCATCCATCACTTTTGCCCAGTTTTCCTGGTGCTACAGCTTATGCCGATGCTTACGCTGCCAGGGTAGCAGTCTCTGGTATCACAGTGCATTTAGTGGATGAGCAAGTGGACCATGGACCGATTTTGAGTCAAGCTGCTTTTAATCGTCATGCTCACGATAGCTTTGAAGACTTTGCCTGTCGCGGGCTTGCTATCGAGCATAAAATCTTGCCTTCTACACTCAGTCTGGTTGCTCGTCAGGGCATCAAGCTGGACAAATTGCCTTTTACAATGGAGGACCTAACGGTTTGA
- the purD gene encoding phosphoribosylamine--glycine ligase, with translation MLKEVMVVGAGGREHALAWKLSQSAAISKVYVAPGNAGTDSAGGKIQNLAIKATDNKALVEFAVQNKIALVVVGPELCLINGLVDDLSASGISAFGPTKAQSKLEWSKAHSKNVLKNLNIPTARFVVTETVSQANALLQNPDNDWARVIKLDGLAAGKGVYVCDQKEQALLAISELAAAYGDGDKLTLVLEEKLAGEEISLFCLCDGKTVMPLRALQDHKRRFDGDQGPNTGGMGAFTPVPVYKQYQDVIDEQVVKPLAQACSKGTLDFKGLLFIGILMQQGVPYVLEFNARFGDPECEAMMPLLSSDLYELLQSSAQGTLAQQPEPVWHDGVSVTFIAVNQEYPQKSSSGVPIQIKPMPQGVTLFHCGTAVQDGQVVTSGGRILAPTAVAPTVEQACELALAALKQVTFEGMDYRTDIARGGSKLCPSK, from the coding sequence GTGCTCAAAGAGGTTATGGTCGTGGGTGCTGGGGGCAGAGAGCACGCTCTGGCCTGGAAACTCTCACAGAGTGCGGCAATATCAAAAGTCTATGTGGCACCTGGCAATGCCGGTACAGATAGTGCTGGCGGCAAAATCCAAAATCTAGCTATCAAAGCCACCGACAATAAAGCTCTGGTGGAATTTGCAGTGCAAAACAAAATTGCTCTGGTGGTGGTCGGTCCGGAGCTTTGTTTGATCAATGGGCTGGTAGACGATCTGAGTGCAAGCGGTATCAGTGCTTTTGGTCCTACCAAAGCACAGAGCAAACTAGAATGGTCCAAAGCACATAGCAAAAATGTGCTTAAAAATTTGAATATTCCCACAGCTCGTTTTGTCGTCACTGAGACTGTATCTCAAGCAAACGCCTTGCTGCAAAATCCAGATAATGATTGGGCTCGGGTCATCAAACTGGATGGTCTGGCTGCCGGCAAGGGTGTCTATGTCTGTGATCAAAAGGAGCAAGCCCTGCTTGCTATCAGTGAGCTTGCCGCAGCCTATGGCGATGGGGACAAACTTACTCTGGTATTAGAAGAAAAATTAGCAGGCGAAGAAATATCGCTCTTTTGTCTATGCGATGGCAAAACAGTCATGCCTCTAAGAGCCTTGCAGGATCATAAAAGACGCTTTGATGGGGATCAAGGACCAAACACTGGTGGCATGGGTGCTTTTACTCCGGTACCTGTCTACAAGCAGTATCAAGACGTCATTGACGAGCAAGTGGTAAAGCCACTGGCTCAGGCCTGTAGTAAAGGTACATTGGATTTTAAAGGGCTTTTGTTTATCGGTATTTTGATGCAGCAAGGCGTGCCCTATGTGCTGGAGTTTAACGCTCGATTTGGTGATCCTGAATGCGAAGCGATGATGCCTCTTTTGTCCTCCGACCTCTATGAGCTGTTGCAAAGCTCGGCACAGGGCACTCTCGCTCAGCAACCAGAGCCGGTCTGGCATGATGGTGTGAGCGTCACTTTTATCGCTGTTAATCAAGAGTATCCACAAAAATCTTCCAGTGGTGTACCGATACAGATAAAGCCGATGCCGCAAGGTGTGACCCTTTTTCATTGTGGCACAGCGGTACAGGATGGACAGGTGGTAACTAGTGGTGGTCGCATACTGGCACCGACAGCGGTGGCGCCCACTGTAGAGCAAGCCTGTGAGCTGGCTTTGGCTGCTCTCAAACAAGTAACCTTTGAAGGTATGGACTACCGTACCGATATTGCTCGCGGGGGAAGCAAATTATGTCCCTCAAAATAG